From a region of the Mercurialis annua linkage group LG1-X, ddMerAnnu1.2, whole genome shotgun sequence genome:
- the LOC126665359 gene encoding ribosome biogenesis regulatory protein homolog has translation METETPQQEQQQPQYDVDLGHLLAFDPHHNFPSAPSSREELVKECIRKGTELVQAIAAGLFSLPSTENIDGPLVKLPPPKFKLPREKHLPRPQPPTKWETFAKARGIQNRHKDKRVYDQQTHSWKRRFGYDRVNDDKDIPILDAKMTDEVGEDPFAKRRTEKKKRVEKQEKNRIQNLRQASKAGALPSHIQLAATALPITGTKAALKKVTKDDLGNVAGLASTATASGGKFDKKLQGEKPIKKQGKHRKFLPVAEGSGMGRQEREQTDKVLSKIMSQNSHEILNIDKAVSKYNVKKERSQRDEQGKTFTNSSKLKPKGKSMKEKGRAGGKKSFSKGGSGKKDSNGKGKGKGRGKAK, from the exons ATGGAAACTGAAACCCCGCAGCAGGAGCAACAGCAACCGCAATACGACGTCGATCTCGGACATCTCTTGGCTTTTGACCCTCATCACAATTTTCCCTCTGCCCCTTCTTCCAG gGAGGAATTGGTGAAGGAATGTATAAGAAAGGGAACTGAGCTAGTTCAAGCTATTGCAGCTGGTCTCTTTAGTTTGCCTTCTACTGAAAATATAGATGGTCCACTTGTTAAGTTGCCTCCACCGAAGTTTAAATTGCCTAGAGAAAAGCAT TTGCCAAGGCCCCAACCTCCTacaaaatgggaaacgtttgccaAAGCAAGAG GTATACAGAACCGCCACAAAGACAAGAGGGTGTATGATCAACAAACTCACTCTTGGAAACGTCGCTTTGGATATGATCGTGTTAATGATGATAAAGACATCCCCATCCTCGATGCCAAAATGACTGATG AAGTAGGGGAGGATCCATTTGCAAAGAGAAgaacagagaagaagaaaagagtCGAAAAACAGGAGAAGAATAGAATACAGAACTTGAGACAAGCTTCAAAAGCGGGTGCTTTGCCAAG CCACATTCAGCTGGCTGCCACGGCTTTGCCCATAACAGGAACTAAGGCTGCATtgaaaaaggttacgaaagatgATTTAGGAAATGTAGCGGGACTAGCTTCAACTGCCACAGCCAGTGGTGGGAAGTTTGACAAGAAGTTACAGGGAGAAAAGCCAATTAAAAAGCAAGGGAAGCATCGCAAG TTTTTACCAGTTGCAGAAGGTTCAGGGATGGGAAGACAAGAGAGAGAGCAAACGGACAAAGTTCTAAGCAAAATTATGTCGCAGAATTCACATGAAATACTGAACATTGATAAG GCTGTTTCAAAGTACAATGTGAAGAAAGAGAGGAGTCAAAGGGACGAACAGGGGAAGACTTTTACGAATTCAAGCAAGTTAAAACCAAAGGGCAAATCGATGAAAGAAAAGGGCAGAGCTGGCGGCAAGAAGTCTTTTTCAAAAGGAGGATCTGGGAAGAAGGATAGTAATGGAAAGGGAAAGGGAAAGGGAAGGGGAAAGGCtaaatga
- the LOC126666321 gene encoding uncharacterized protein At2g34160-like, translating into MEEITEGVNNINIGAGADLLKKNRIQVSNTKKPLFFYVNLAKRYMQQHNEVELSALGMAIATVVTVAEILKNNGLAVEKKIMTSTVDMKDEMRGRPVQKAKIEIVLGKTENFDELMAAAAEERDIIEGEEQS; encoded by the exons ATGGAAGAAATCACAGAGGGAGTTAATAACATCAACATAGGAGCAGGAGCAGATTTACTTAAGAAAAACCGAATTCAAGTCTCCAACACCAAGAAACCCTTGTTCTTCTATGTCAATCTCGCCAAG AGGTATATGCAGCAGCACAATGAAGTGGAACTATCTGCACTTGGCATGG CTATTGCCACCGTTGTCACTGTTGCAGAGATTCTGAAGAACAATGGATTGGCTGTTGAAAAGA AGATTATGACTTCAACTGTTGATATGAAAGATGAAATGAGAGGACGGCCTGTCCAAAAAGCAAAG ATCGAGATAGTGCTGGGGAAGACTGAAAACTTTGACGAGTTGATGGCTGCTGCGGCTGAAGAAAGGGACATTATAGAGGGTGAAGAGCAAAGTTGA
- the LOC126666246 gene encoding adenine nucleotide transporter BT1, chloroplastic/mitochondrial-like, translated as MDRNSMQVRNQGVAFCNSGVKAQLFIQENVTFKKNGYHARGLFASVNQVGKGFGISPNSSNSLENATNTKFHAASMQMKYVVSEPALPVEMTAESEALELELQGEKEKVVETKKKAGGFKWKVKVGNQALRRLLSGGIAGAVSRTAVAPLETIRTHLMVGSCGHSSMEVFDNIMKSDGWMGLFRGNFVNVIRVAPSKAIELFAYDTVVKHLTPKPGEQPIIPIPASSIAGAVAGVSSTLVTYPLELLKTRLTVQRGVYNNLVDAFLKIVREEGPGELYRGLTPSLIGVVPYAAANYFAYDTLRKAYKKAFNKEEIGNVMTLVIGSAAGAFSSTATFPLEVARKHMQAGALNGSQYRNMLHALVSILEKEGIGGLYRGLGPSCMKLVPAAGISFMCYEACKRIIVVEEQKAVDMH; from the exons ATGGATAGAAATAGTATGCAGGTTAGGAACCAAGGTGTTGCATTTTGTAATTCTGGTGTTAAAGCTCAGTTATTTATTCAGGAGAATGTTACTTTTAAGAAAAATGGTTATCATGCTCGTGGATTGTTTGCTAGTGTTAATCAAGTAGGTAAGGGATTTGGGATTTCTCCAAATTCCTCTAATTCATTAGAAAATGCCACAAACACAAAATTTCATGCTGCTAGTATGCAGATGAAATATGTGGTTAGTGAACCAGCTTTGCCCGTTGAGATGACTGCTGAGTCGGAGGCTTTAGAATTAGAATTACAGGGAGAGAAAGAAAAGGTGGTGGAGACGAAAAAGAAGGCCGGTGGATTTAAATGGAAAGTTAAGGTTGGAAATCAGGCTCTGAGGAGGTTGCTCAGTGGCGGAATTGCGGGTGCTGTTTCGCGCACTGCTGTTGCTCCTTTGGAGACTATTAGAACGCATTTGATGGTGGGGAGTTGCGGACATTCATCAATGGAGGTGTTTGATAACATCATGAAAAGTGATGGCTGGATGGGCCTTTTTAGGGGCAATTTTGTTAATGTTATCCGAGTTGCACCAAGCAAAGCTATTGAG TTATTTGCTTATGATACAGTCGTGAAGCACTTGACTCCTAAACCAGGAGAACAGCCAATTATCCCAATTCCTGCTTCATCAATAGCCGGTGCTGTTGCCGGAGTCAGCTCCACATTAGTCACATACCCTCTTGAGTTACTCAAAACTCGACTAACTGTTCAG AGAGGAGTGTACAACAATCTCGTTGACGCCTTCTTAAAGATTGTACGAGAGGAAGGACCCGGCGAACTTTACAGAGGTCTCACGCCTAGTCTAATTGGAGTAGTCCCATACGCTGCTGCGAATTACTTTGCATATGATACGTTGAGGAAAGCATACAAAAAGGCTTTCAACAAGGAAGAGATTGGAAATGTCATGACTCTAGTAATTGGATCAGCTGCTGGCGCATTCTCGAGTACGGCAACATTCCCGCTTGAGGTAGCTCGAAAACACATGCAGGCTGGCGCTCTTAACGGGAGTCAATATCGGAACATGCTTCATGCTCTCGTGAGCATTCTTGAGAAAGAAGGAATTGGAGGTTTATACAGAGGATTGGGCCCAAGCTGCATGAAACTAGTTCCTGCAGCTGGTATTTCTTTTATGTGCTATGAGGCATGCAAGAGGATAATTGTTGTGGAAGAGCAAAAAGCTGTTGACATGCATTAA
- the LOC126676628 gene encoding uncharacterized protein LOC126676628 encodes MGIVANTIDSIKSIHIRQTLSQTINLGLIVASTIMIWKALMCITGTESPLVVVISESMEPAFQRGDILFLHASKDPIRAGEIVVFNVEGEEIPIVHRVIEVHERRGSGDADILTKGDNNDMDDTVLYADGQNWLKPQDVMGRAVGFFPYVGWVTIIMTEKPLIKYIVVGVLGLVAVTSKD; translated from the exons ATGGGCATCGTAGCAAACACCATCGACTCTATCAAATCTATTCACATCAGACAAACTCTCTCGCAAACCATTAATCTCG GGTTGATTGTTGCTTCAACAATAATGATATGGAAAGCGTTGATGTGTATTACTGGTACTGAGTCGCCGCTCGTAGTTGTGATTTCTGAAAGTATGGAACCTGCTTTCCAACGA GGTGATATTTTGTTTTTGCATGCCAGTAAGGATCCTATTCGGGCAGGGGAAATTGTTGTGTTTAATGTAGAG GGAGAAGAAATTCCAATTGTCCATCGAGTGATTGAG GTACATGAGCGACGGGGTTCTGGAGATGCTGATATTCTCACAAAGG GAGACAACAACGACATGGATGATACAGTTTTATATGCTGATGGCCAGAATTGGTTGAAACCGCAAGATGTCATGGGACGAGCTGTTGG ATTCTTTCCTTATGTTGGATGGGTGACAATTATAATGACCGAGAAGCCACTTATCAAG TATATAGTCGTGGGTGTGTTGGGGTTGGTTGCAGTTACATCGAAGGACTAG
- the LOC126665056 gene encoding DEAD-box ATP-dependent RNA helicase 52C-like: protein MAWADLTNDSQSSSSTAPRRPTRPARQSYVPPPFRPAANASSRGGGGGRGGGRRGGGRGGGRTQFGAGAGLGPYMNPYHQNPYHQSPVNAVTEKFDDLEVLSDGVNGDVDGDGNGAINFDAYEDIPVEVSGRDVPKAVSAFSEIDLGVALNENVTQRCKYVKPTPIQKHALPISLSGRDLMACAQTGSGKTAAFCFPIIAGILKGGPFNSVGSGRGTRVACPSALILSPTRELSCQIHEEARKFAYNTGVKIVVAYGGAPIVQQFRNLEKGVDILVATPGRLVDMIERGKVSLGIVKYLALDEADRMLDMGFEPQIRKIVQQMDMPPPGERQTMLFSATFPLEIQKLASDFLSDYIFLTVGRVGSSTDLIAQRVELVQDMDKRSRLMALLRDQKAIGTHGRRALTLVFVETKRGADALENWLSMNGFPAIAIHGDKVQMERERALKSFKSGAISILVATDVASRGLDIPHVSHVINFDMPKDVDDYVHRIGRTGRAGKSGMATAFFSDKNMSLAKPLVELMKEAKQEVPSWLIQYAQNPSYGTGGSGGGRNKRYGGSRFGGYDYRNDAQSYGGNNYYNTGAYGTGDPVADSYGSASGSYGDTSGSANYYGVPAMDAGYAFPSGPYIPSQGYEGVVASGWD from the exons ATGGCTTGGGCGGATTTGACAAACGACTCACAATCATCGTCATCAACAGCACCTCGTCGACCGACTCGCCCGGCTCGGCAGTCTTACGTCCCTCCTCCATTCAGACCCGCCGCAAATGCTTCATCACGTGGTGGTGGAGGTGGTCGTGGCGGGGGGCGTCGTGGTGGTGGTCGTGGTGGAGGCCGTACTCAATTTGGGGCAGGTGCAGGGCTAGGGCCGTACATGAACCCGTATCATCAAAATCCATATCATCAGTCTCCAGTTAATGCCGTAACTGAAAAATTTGACGACCTAGAAGTACTGTCTGACGGTGTTAATGGCGACGTCGACGGTGACGGTAACGGTGCCATAAACTTTGATGCGTATGAGGATATACCAGTGGAAGTGAGTGGTAGAGACGTACCGAAGGCAGTGAGTGCATTCAGTGAAATTGATTTAGGGGTGGCTTTGAATGAGAATGTAACACAGAGGTGTAAGTATGTGAAACCCACTCCTATTCAAAAACATGCTTTACCCATTTCTCTCTCGGGTCGGGACTTGATGGCTTGTGCCCAGACTGGCTCTGGTAAAACTGCTGCCTTTTGTTTTCCTATTATTGCTGGCATTTTGAAAGGAGGCCCGTTTAATTCTGTCGGGTCGGGCCGTGGCACCCGGGTTGCTTGTCCTTCTGCTCTTATTCTTTCTCCTACCAGAGAGTTGTCTTGTCAG ATTCATGAAGAGGCGCGGAAATTTGCTTATAATACTGGAGTGAAAATTGTAGTGGCTTATGGAGGGGCACCCATAGTCCAGCag TTTCGCAATTTGGAGAAGGGTGTTGATATCTTAGTTGCAACTCCTGGTCGCTTAGTTGATATGATCGAGAGAGGAAAAGTATCTCTTGGAATTGTAAAGTACTTGGCCTTGGATGAAGCTGATCGAATGCTGGATATGGGATTTGAACCTCAGATTAGGAAGATTGTTCAGCAAATGGACATGCCTCCACCAGGTGAAAGGCAAACTATGCTTTTCAGTGCTACCTTTCCACTTGAAATACAG aaaCTTGCATCTGATTTTCTTTCAGACTACATTTTTCTTACTGTGGGAAGAGTTGGTTCAAGCACTGATTTGATTGCACAAAGGGTAGAACTTGTTCAAGATATGGACAAAAGAAGCCGTCTAATGGCTCTTCTTCGAGATCAAAAGGCAATTGGTACCCATGGCAGG CGTGCTTTAACACTAGTTTTTGTGGAGACAAAAAGAGGAGCAGATGCCTTAGAGAACTGGTTGTCCATGAATGGTTTTCCAGCAATTGCAATACATGGTGACAAAGTGCAAATG GAGCGAGAACGAgctttaaaatcatttaaaagcgGAGCCATATCAATTCTGGTGGCAACAGATGTTGCATCACGAGGGCTGGACATTCCTCATGTATCCCATGTCATCAATTTTGATATGCCTAAAGACGTAGATGACTATGTGCATAGGATAGGTCGAACAGGACGTGCTGGTAAGTCCGGAATGGCAACTGCATTCTTCAGTGACAAGAATATGTCACTTGCTAAGCCACTTGTTGAGCTAATGAAGGAGGCAAAGCAGGAGGTTCCTTCTTGGCTCATCCAATATGCTCAGAATCCATCTTACGGGACTGGTGGCAGTGGTGGTGGTCGTAACAAACGATATGGTGGAAGCAGATTTGGTGGGTATGACTACCGAAATGATGCTCAATCTTATGGTGGTAATAATTATTACAACACAGGTGCTTATGGGACCGGTGATCCTGTTGCGGACTCTTATGGTTCTGCTTCTGGTTCATATGGTGACACTTCGGGCAGTGCTAACTATTATGGTGTTCCAGCCATGGATGCTGGCTATGCTTTTCCTTCTGGACCTTACATTCCATCCCAAGGATACGAAGGTGTCGTTGCTAGTGGTTGGGATTAG
- the LOC126665246 gene encoding chaperone protein dnaJ 49-like, protein MDGNKDDAVKCLKIGKDALESGDRARALKFIGKARRLDPTLAVDDLLSTIENEGSPDQTAASTNGPTDSTTTAAPNTESKVRHRGPVTGSSSSASASSSTATYTEEQITIVRQIKKKKDFYDILGLEKTCTVDDVRKAYRKLSLKVHPDKNKAPGAEEAFKAVSKAFQCLSDEDSRKKYDVTGSDEPVYERRAANRHHGGYHNGYYDDFDPDEIFRQFFFGGRPPATTQFRSFNFGGGMGPRTGGDQSSGFNMRALLQLLPVLVILLLNFLPSSEPIYSLSRSYPYEYRVTTPKGVNFYVKSTRFEQDYPLHSHERAALEAKVERDYVSILSQNCRFEVQRQQWGFVRETPHCEMLQQFQSGATTA, encoded by the coding sequence ATGGATGGGAACAAAGATGACGCCGTGAAGTGTTTAAAAATCGGAAAAGATGCACTGGAATCGGGCGACCGCGCCCGTGCTTTAAAGTTCATCGGGAAAGCTCGCCGCCTCGATCCAACTCTTGCAGTTGATGATCTTTTATCAACGATTGAGAATGAAGGATCGCCGGATCAAACGGCTGCGAGTACTAACGGACCTACCGATAGCACAACAACAGCAGCACCCAATACTGAATCAAAGGTCAGACATAGGGGTCCTGTAACTGGGTCATCTTCATCTGCCTCTGCGTCATCCTCTACTGCCACGTATACAGAAGAGCAGATCACAATTGTGAGGcaaattaagaaaaagaaagattTCTATGATATATTAGGGTTGGAGAAGACTTGTACCGTTGATGATGTCAGAAAAGCTTATCGGAAATTGTCTCTTAAAGTCCATCCTGATAAGAATAAGGCGCCCGGTGCTGAAGAAGCATTTAAAGCTGTTTCTAAAGCGTTTCAGTGTCTTAGTGATGAAGACAGCCGGAAAAAATATGATGTTACGGGCAGTGATGAGCCTGTTTATGAGAGAAGGGCGGCTAATAGGCATCACGGTGGATATCATAACGGGTATTATGATGATTTTGATCCTGATGAGATTTTCAGGCAGTTTTTCTTCGGGGGAAGGCCTCCTGCTACTACCCAGTTTAGGAGTTTTAACTTCGGGGGAGGTATGGGACCAAGAACTGGCGGTGACCAGTCATCTGGGTTTAATATGCGTGCATTGCTTCAGTTGCTCCCTGTTCTTGTTATCCTGCTTTTGAACTTTTTGCCATCTTCCGAGCCAATTTACTCGCTTTCTAGGTCGTATCCTTATGAATATAGGGTAACTACTCCAAAGGGGGTCAACTTTTATGTGAAGAGTACTAGGTTTGAGCAGGATTATCCGTTGCATAGCCATGAAAGGGCAGCATTGGAAGCAAAAGTGGAGAGGGATTACGTGTCTATTCTTTCACAGAATTGCAGGTTTGAGGTGCAGAGGCAGCAATGGGGTTTTGTAAGGGAGACTCCTCATTGTGAGATGTTGCAGCAGTTTCAATCTGGGGCCACTACGGCTTGA
- the LOC126665646 gene encoding uncharacterized protein LOC126665646: MTGETVNPKAYPLADAQLSITILDLVQQAANYKQLKKGANEATKTLNRGISEFVVMAADTEPIEILLHLPLLAEDKNVPYVFVPSKQALGRACGVTRPVIAASVTTNEGSQLRSQIQQLKDAIEKLLI; the protein is encoded by the exons ATG ACTGGAGAAACAGTAAACCCTAAAGCATACCCACTTGCAGATGCGCAGTTGTCCATAACCATATTGGATCTTGTTCAACAAGCTGCTAATTACAAGCAACTCAAAAAAGGAGCTAATgaag CTACTAAGACCCTTAATAGGGGTATCTCTGAGTTTGTTGTGATGGCTGCCGATACTGAACCTATCGAGATTCTTTTGCATCTTCCGTTGCTTGCGGAGGATAAG AATGTGCCATATGTATTTGTCCCTTCAAAGCAAGCGCTTGGCCGAGCTTGTGGTGTCACAAGACCAGTTATTGCTGCTTCCGTCACAACAAACGAGGGCAGTCAATTAAGGTCTCAGATACAACAGCTCAAG GATGCCATTGAAAAGCTATTGATATAA